The proteins below are encoded in one region of Streptomyces sp. NBC_00490:
- a CDS encoding sensor histidine kinase, giving the protein MSTLERVRQQLKAHPMALDAILAAGVLACMVAGSFVDPHGPDGVTWGFRTPDVLSLVLIGLSAVALVFRRRAPMTVLALTGSFSIVECVTGDPRAPVAMSAVIALFTVASATDRPTAWRVGLLTMTVLTAAAMLGGPLPWYAQENLGIFAWTGIGATAGDAVRSRRAFVQAIRDRAEKAERTREEEARRRVAEERLRIARDLHDVVAHHIALVNVQAGVAAHVMDKRPDQAKEALAHVREASRSALNELRATVGLLRQSGDPEAPTEPAPGLDRLDELVGTFRSAGQHVEVARADSDTTLPAAVDLAAYRVIQEALTNVQKHAGTEAKAEVSVVRVGPNIEITVLDNGAGEDEPADGGGHGLLGMRERVTALRGTLTTGPRYGGGFRVHAILPVKTRGRAADDAV; this is encoded by the coding sequence GTGAGCACCCTCGAGCGCGTCCGGCAGCAGCTGAAGGCGCACCCCATGGCGCTGGACGCCATACTCGCGGCCGGCGTCCTCGCCTGCATGGTGGCCGGCTCGTTCGTGGACCCGCACGGACCGGACGGCGTCACCTGGGGGTTCCGCACCCCGGACGTGCTCAGCCTGGTCCTCATCGGCCTCAGCGCCGTGGCCCTCGTCTTCCGCCGCCGCGCCCCGATGACGGTGCTCGCCCTCACCGGAAGCTTCTCGATCGTCGAGTGCGTCACCGGCGACCCCCGCGCCCCCGTCGCCATGTCCGCGGTGATCGCCCTGTTCACCGTCGCCTCCGCCACCGACCGCCCCACCGCCTGGCGGGTCGGCCTGCTCACCATGACCGTCCTCACCGCCGCCGCCATGCTCGGCGGCCCACTCCCGTGGTACGCCCAGGAAAACCTCGGCATCTTCGCCTGGACCGGCATCGGCGCCACCGCCGGCGACGCCGTCCGCAGCCGCCGCGCCTTCGTGCAGGCGATCAGGGACCGCGCCGAGAAGGCGGAACGCACCCGCGAGGAGGAGGCCCGGCGCCGCGTCGCCGAGGAGCGCCTGCGGATCGCCCGCGACCTGCACGACGTCGTCGCCCACCACATCGCCCTGGTCAACGTGCAGGCGGGCGTCGCCGCGCACGTCATGGACAAGCGCCCCGACCAGGCCAAGGAGGCCCTGGCCCACGTACGCGAGGCCAGCCGCTCGGCGCTCAACGAACTCCGGGCCACCGTCGGCCTGCTCCGGCAGTCCGGCGACCCCGAGGCACCGACCGAGCCCGCCCCCGGCCTCGACCGCCTCGACGAACTCGTCGGCACCTTCCGCAGCGCCGGCCAGCATGTCGAGGTGGCCCGCGCCGACAGCGACACCACACTCCCCGCCGCCGTCGACCTGGCCGCCTACCGGGTCATCCAGGAAGCCCTCACCAACGTCCAGAAGCACGCCGGTACGGAGGCGAAGGCCGAGGTCAGCGTCGTCCGGGTAGGGCCGAACATCGAGATCACCGTCCTCGACAACGGCGCCGGGGAGGACGAGCCGGCCGACGGCGGCGGCCACGGTCTGCTCGGCATGCGCGAGCGGGTCACCGCCCTGCGCGGCACCCTCACCACCGGTCCCCGC